A portion of the Candidatus Eremiobacteraceae bacterium genome contains these proteins:
- the rocF gene encoding arginase, whose translation MLDIDVIGVPIDYGAGRHGVRLGPDAVREAGLVESLQRLGLSVHDQGNVVVPESSDTSGGGPSRPRHVQAILTASEHIADTVERSAREGHFPVVIGGDHSMAIGVLAGLARVSGPRGVIWIDAHADLNTPATSPTGNLHGMSVAIAMGDAPELFPAAKFPAPSLDATRCVFVGLRDLDPGERKALRDRGFTCFTMSDIDRYGIGKVIEQALTIACRGPRSVHVSLDVDSLDPALAPGTGTPVPGGLTYREAHLAMEMIAQSGCADSLEVAEVNPVLDEHNRTASIAVELICSALGKSIL comes from the coding sequence ATGCTCGATATCGATGTTATCGGCGTTCCGATAGATTATGGCGCCGGTAGGCATGGCGTGCGCCTCGGGCCCGACGCCGTGCGCGAGGCCGGTCTGGTGGAGAGCTTGCAACGGCTGGGTCTTTCCGTCCACGATCAAGGCAATGTCGTGGTGCCCGAATCGAGCGACACGTCCGGGGGAGGCCCAAGCCGGCCGCGACACGTCCAGGCGATCCTGACGGCGAGCGAGCATATCGCCGATACGGTCGAGCGCTCCGCGCGGGAAGGCCATTTCCCCGTGGTGATCGGCGGCGATCATTCGATGGCCATCGGCGTGCTCGCAGGCCTTGCCCGCGTGAGCGGCCCGCGCGGCGTCATCTGGATCGACGCGCATGCAGATCTGAACACGCCTGCGACCAGCCCAACCGGCAACCTCCATGGCATGTCCGTCGCGATCGCGATGGGCGACGCGCCAGAGCTGTTCCCGGCGGCGAAGTTCCCAGCGCCTTCGCTCGACGCCACGCGCTGCGTCTTCGTCGGCCTGCGCGATCTTGACCCTGGCGAACGCAAAGCGCTGCGCGATCGCGGCTTCACCTGCTTCACCATGAGCGATATCGACCGTTACGGCATCGGCAAGGTCATCGAGCAAGCGTTGACGATCGCGTGCCGCGGGCCGCGCAGCGTGCACGTCAGTCTGGATGTCGATTCGCTCGACCCTGCCCTCGCGCCGGGCACCGGGACCCCCGTGCCGGGCGGTCTCACCTACCGCGAAGCGCATTTGGCGATGGAGATGATCGCGCAAAGCGGGTGCGCTGATTCGCTCGAAGTCGCGGAAGTCAACCCCGTGCTCGACGAGCACAACCGCACCGCCTCCATCGCCGTCGAGCTGATCTGCTCGGCCCTCGGCAAGAGCATCCTGTAA
- a CDS encoding serine hydrolase has protein sequence MRLASFAMLIAAALVAAGSSVSSGLVLAVDDNARPALEARLQALAPQLRRLANDTPGLVAITVSDAQGQTPIDINGDENLPAASVIKVAVMVEVMRQVWLGRFGLERQVTLLPQDRDCGSGALCDMDAGMRFSVLNLARIMIANSDNTATNMLIRLVGRQNINETMAGLGLSQTRLGDSIHASESSIRTLRTSTNDMMRLLSMIAQRRLVNEAASDLMLSILAEQRHNELLPKPLPKGLVVAHKTGTLHDTLNDVGIVDLEGSPYIICVITTHLEDLDDGARFIRRASRATYQAFVAAEAESAAAQASPSPSSEDVPQEPDPSPSS, from the coding sequence ATGCGTCTTGCATCTTTCGCGATGCTGATCGCCGCTGCGCTTGTCGCGGCGGGCAGCAGCGTGTCGAGCGGCCTCGTGCTCGCGGTCGACGATAACGCGCGGCCGGCGCTTGAAGCGCGTTTGCAGGCGCTGGCACCGCAGCTGCGCCGGTTGGCGAACGACACGCCTGGATTGGTGGCGATCACCGTCTCCGACGCGCAAGGCCAAACGCCGATCGACATCAACGGCGACGAGAATCTTCCAGCTGCGAGCGTGATCAAAGTCGCGGTGATGGTCGAAGTGATGCGGCAGGTATGGCTCGGCCGTTTCGGCCTCGAGCGCCAAGTGACGCTGCTTCCACAAGACCGCGATTGCGGCTCTGGCGCTTTGTGCGATATGGACGCCGGGATGCGGTTCTCCGTGCTCAATCTCGCGCGCATCATGATCGCCAATAGCGACAACACGGCGACCAATATGCTTATCCGCCTCGTCGGGCGCCAGAACATCAATGAGACGATGGCCGGCCTCGGCCTGAGCCAGACGCGCCTCGGCGACAGCATCCATGCAAGCGAGAGCAGCATCCGAACGCTGCGCACCAGCACCAATGACATGATGCGTCTGCTGTCGATGATCGCCCAGCGGCGGCTCGTGAACGAGGCGGCCAGCGATCTCATGCTCTCGATATTGGCAGAGCAGCGGCACAACGAGCTGCTGCCCAAGCCTCTTCCGAAGGGCCTGGTGGTGGCCCACAAGACGGGCACGCTGCACGATACGCTAAACGACGTAGGCATCGTCGATCTCGAGGGATCGCCCTACATCATCTGCGTGATCACGACCCACCTCGAGGATCTCGATGACGGGGCCCGCTTCATCCGCCGTGCCTCGAGAGCGACCTACCAAGCGTTCGTCGCGGCGGAAGCTGAAAGCGCTGCCGCTCAGGCGTCCCCCAGTCCCTCGTCGGAAGACGTTCCGCAAGAGCCGGACCCCTCGCCCTCGTCGTAA
- a CDS encoding HD domain-containing phosphohydrolase — protein MAVAGQAQFDRVSGTGLVREHASWRTAAKHFYNASLFVAAAALVVFVPLHLEYTISAYLAVAVVGVFLVLNERPQDGFQGGHVPLTAIQAAAVAAIGGWALPLGVITWSVVHAQLLRKGRPLPTFVSGLAGQLGMTTFVTYAMLAIYAGTHAATVALPIVSALVMLLGIIAMGMVGQTLNNAFVAAGLVILGEPVSFVRYWRAGFVASLWAYLLVGMYAFAGILGAIVFYYVVAHTRMFERIIQAAAARDERDFVTNQFHEMIRDFMGLLSPQDAEFAADVRYLSLQLGRKIGMPKTDLEKLGWAAEFHEIGKCKLSADVREGKNLTPAQQGEALRYPMLGADVLRKASKVIPEEVAYAVQHQCEAFDGSGYPHAMRGTNIPLMSRIIAISRDYARLLTGHAGTEPLPKQTALTTLQARAGSQYDPSLVDLLYREIA, from the coding sequence ATGGCTGTGGCAGGGCAGGCGCAATTCGATCGGGTTTCGGGTACAGGGCTCGTCCGAGAGCACGCCTCGTGGCGGACGGCAGCTAAGCACTTCTATAATGCTTCACTCTTCGTCGCCGCCGCGGCTCTCGTTGTTTTCGTTCCGCTGCACCTCGAGTACACGATTTCTGCGTATCTCGCGGTGGCAGTCGTTGGTGTGTTCCTCGTCCTAAACGAACGGCCGCAAGACGGATTCCAAGGCGGGCACGTACCGCTTACAGCGATTCAGGCGGCGGCAGTGGCAGCAATCGGCGGCTGGGCTTTGCCGCTGGGCGTCATCACATGGTCCGTCGTGCACGCGCAACTGCTTCGGAAGGGTAGGCCGCTTCCGACGTTTGTCAGCGGTCTTGCCGGACAGCTTGGCATGACGACCTTTGTGACCTATGCCATGTTAGCAATATATGCCGGCACGCATGCAGCCACCGTGGCTCTTCCCATCGTTTCAGCGCTGGTAATGTTGCTGGGCATCATAGCGATGGGTATGGTCGGGCAAACCCTTAATAACGCGTTTGTCGCCGCCGGATTAGTGATCCTCGGCGAGCCCGTGTCCTTCGTGCGGTACTGGCGCGCCGGCTTCGTCGCTTCGCTGTGGGCGTATCTCCTCGTGGGGATGTACGCGTTCGCCGGCATCCTCGGAGCCATCGTGTTCTATTACGTGGTGGCGCACACGCGGATGTTCGAGCGCATCATCCAGGCCGCGGCGGCTCGAGACGAGCGCGACTTCGTGACGAATCAATTCCACGAGATGATTCGGGACTTCATGGGGTTGCTTAGTCCCCAGGACGCCGAGTTTGCGGCTGACGTCCGATACCTATCGCTCCAGCTGGGCCGGAAGATCGGCATGCCCAAGACCGATCTCGAGAAGCTGGGTTGGGCCGCAGAATTCCATGAAATAGGGAAATGCAAGCTGTCGGCTGACGTTAGGGAGGGCAAAAATCTAACGCCCGCTCAGCAGGGCGAGGCCCTGCGTTATCCGATGCTCGGAGCAGATGTCTTACGGAAGGCTTCGAAGGTGATTCCGGAAGAGGTTGCCTACGCAGTTCAGCATCAGTGCGAGGCCTTTGATGGCAGTGGTTATCCGCACGCCATGAGGGGGACGAATATCCCCCTTATGTCTCGCATTATCGCGATTTCCCGCGACTATGCGCGTCTCCTGACCGGCCATGCCGGCACCGAGCCACTTCCAAAGCAAACAGCGCTAACCACGCTGCAAGCTCGCGCCGGCAGCCAATACGACCCCTCCCTCGTCGACCTCTTATACCGTGAGATCGCGTAA
- a CDS encoding branched-chain amino acid transaminase — translation MDLDKLIVYRGGTLVPYAETKVGILAHGLNYGTGCFEGIRGYWNAKANQLYFFRLLEHYERLADSAKLLMMELTESPERLCARTAELARANNFRQDLYVRPLVYKSAEEIGVRLHKVSHEFTITAVPHKAYFDSSAGLRACISSWRRIDDNVAPARAKLTGVYVNSALAKTEAVSNGFDEAIMLNSEGHVAEGSAQNIFIVRNGIAITPPVSDGILEGITRRTIIDLCQRELNIEVLERSIDRSELYVADEVFLVGTAVEVAPVIEVDHRPVGRGKVGTKTAALRELYRKAVMGELPGYRHWLTPAYDTGAAKLHQTEKAAAS, via the coding sequence ATGGATCTGGACAAACTCATCGTCTACCGTGGCGGCACGCTGGTGCCGTACGCCGAGACGAAGGTCGGGATTCTCGCCCACGGCCTGAACTACGGCACCGGCTGCTTTGAGGGCATCCGCGGTTATTGGAACGCCAAAGCGAACCAGCTCTACTTCTTCCGGCTGCTCGAACACTACGAACGCCTGGCCGATTCGGCCAAGCTGCTCATGATGGAGCTGACCGAATCGCCTGAGCGCTTGTGCGCTCGCACGGCCGAATTGGCGCGCGCAAACAACTTCCGCCAGGATCTCTACGTCCGGCCGCTCGTCTACAAGAGCGCGGAAGAGATCGGGGTGAGGCTGCACAAGGTCAGCCATGAATTCACCATCACCGCCGTGCCGCATAAGGCTTATTTCGACTCGTCAGCCGGCTTGCGGGCCTGCATTTCGTCATGGCGGCGCATCGATGACAACGTCGCGCCGGCGCGGGCCAAGTTGACCGGAGTCTACGTCAACTCGGCGTTGGCCAAGACCGAAGCGGTCTCCAACGGTTTCGACGAGGCCATTATGCTCAACAGCGAAGGCCACGTCGCGGAAGGCAGCGCGCAGAACATCTTTATCGTCCGGAATGGGATCGCCATCACCCCGCCTGTGAGCGACGGGATTCTCGAAGGCATCACGCGGCGCACCATCATCGATCTTTGCCAGCGCGAGCTGAACATCGAGGTGCTCGAGCGCAGCATCGATCGGAGCGAGCTGTATGTGGCCGACGAGGTGTTCCTCGTGGGCACGGCGGTCGAGGTAGCCCCGGTCATCGAGGTCGATCACCGCCCGGTCGGCCGCGGCAAGGTCGGCACCAAGACCGCCGCCCTTCGCGAGCTCTACCGCAAGGCGGTCATGGGCGAACTGCCCGGTTATCGCCACTGGTTGACGCCAGCGTACGATACCGGAGCAGCCAAACTCCACCAGACGGAAAAGGCCGCAGCCTCGTAG
- a CDS encoding permease, protein MSTFAVAVNFAGLGLFVWHWALASFAMFWAVLWSLLLGFLLSAMIQAYVPKDGLSRILGKVGLREVALATALGAASSSCSYAAAATAKSLFKRGAAFTTAMVFMFASTNLVIELGLVLWRLMGWPFVIAEWLGGLILIAVFVLLAQLLLPKRVIEEGREFCQAAGETSNEHEHGDMLAPGATFGEKLRSATGWRYIAHYFQMDWSMLQVDLILGFVIAGFLAVGVPNSWWQHLFVSSAPPLWRTLENAFVGPIIAVLSFVCSIGNVPLAAVLWQGGASFGGVVAFLYADLIVLPLIDIYRKYYGWKLALSMTGVFYLSMVAAGLIVELLFAWTGQIPHAAGNLLTDVEHITLNYTTVLNVVFLAGVLGLLWWAGRTGAGNEHQHAHH, encoded by the coding sequence ATGTCGACCTTTGCGGTCGCGGTCAATTTCGCCGGATTGGGGCTGTTCGTCTGGCACTGGGCGCTCGCGTCGTTCGCGATGTTCTGGGCCGTGCTCTGGTCGTTGCTACTCGGTTTTCTCTTGTCGGCGATGATCCAGGCGTACGTCCCCAAGGACGGCCTAAGTCGGATTCTCGGCAAAGTCGGGTTGCGCGAGGTCGCGCTTGCCACCGCGCTGGGAGCCGCAAGCTCTTCATGCAGCTATGCCGCGGCGGCGACCGCCAAATCGCTGTTCAAACGCGGCGCGGCGTTCACGACCGCGATGGTCTTCATGTTCGCATCGACCAACTTGGTCATCGAGCTAGGACTTGTGTTGTGGCGGCTGATGGGCTGGCCGTTCGTCATCGCCGAGTGGCTCGGCGGGCTCATCCTTATCGCGGTCTTCGTGCTGCTCGCGCAACTGCTGCTGCCCAAACGCGTCATCGAAGAAGGTCGCGAGTTCTGTCAGGCCGCTGGCGAAACGAGCAACGAGCACGAGCACGGCGACATGCTCGCACCGGGCGCGACCTTCGGCGAGAAACTGCGCTCGGCGACCGGCTGGCGCTACATCGCGCACTACTTCCAGATGGATTGGTCGATGCTGCAGGTCGACCTGATCCTCGGATTCGTCATCGCCGGCTTCTTGGCGGTGGGCGTGCCGAATTCGTGGTGGCAGCATCTATTCGTGAGCTCGGCGCCGCCGCTGTGGCGCACGTTGGAGAACGCCTTCGTCGGGCCGATCATCGCGGTGTTGAGCTTCGTATGCTCGATCGGCAACGTGCCGTTGGCGGCGGTCTTGTGGCAGGGCGGTGCCAGCTTCGGCGGGGTGGTCGCGTTCCTCTACGCTGACCTCATCGTGCTGCCGCTCATCGACATCTACCGCAAGTATTATGGATGGAAGCTCGCGCTGTCCATGACCGGCGTGTTCTATCTGTCCATGGTGGCGGCGGGCCTGATCGTCGAGCTGCTCTTCGCCTGGACGGGTCAGATCCCACATGCGGCCGGCAACCTGTTGACGGACGTCGAGCATATCACTCTGAACTATACGACCGTGCTCAACGTGGTGTTCCTGGCCGGGGTTCTCGGGCTGTTGTGGTGGGCCGGTCGGACCGGAGCCGGCAACGAGCATCAGCACGCGCACCACTAG
- a CDS encoding transcriptional regulator, which translates to MNANNARKAGKKPARTNGREAPYAYSGLQRIFHERGRLAVCTCLVAHPEGLSFTDLQDACGLTDGNLSRHLTALAEMGVVSIVKESGHGRPTTLCRITHAGRTRFLAYIDELESVVREVHAKAQPHAADGRSPARLATT; encoded by the coding sequence ATGAACGCCAATAACGCCCGCAAGGCGGGCAAGAAGCCCGCGCGCACCAACGGCCGCGAAGCGCCCTACGCGTACAGCGGCTTGCAGCGCATCTTCCACGAACGCGGCAGGCTCGCCGTGTGCACGTGTTTGGTCGCGCACCCGGAGGGCTTGAGCTTCACCGATCTGCAAGACGCCTGCGGACTCACCGACGGCAATCTCAGCCGGCACCTCACCGCGCTGGCCGAGATGGGCGTCGTCTCGATCGTCAAGGAGAGCGGCCACGGACGTCCGACGACGCTGTGCCGCATCACCCACGCCGGCCGCACGCGTTTTCTCGCCTACATCGACGAACTCGAGTCGGTCGTGCGCGAGGTCCACGCCAAGGCCCAACCGCACGCCGCCGACGGACGGTCGCCCGCCCGCCTCGCCACCACTTAG
- the uppS gene encoding polyprenyl diphosphate synthase has translation MISTKPHRLIELADAPMPAHVAIIMDGNRRWARERNLPVAEGYRRGIATLRETVRGCRDFGIGMLTVYGFSEENWSRPWTEISVLFDLCCAFAYQELDGLCRDNVRVQVIGKWEALPERPRRALEHLIEKTAGNSGTVLNLAVNYSARTELRDAVHALAGDIRSGALDADKIDDDTLGTYLYTKGMPDPDLLIRPGGEYRLSNFLLYQCAYTELYVTEVCWPDFSRDHLAMAVAEFQRRQRRFGR, from the coding sequence ATGATTTCGACCAAACCGCATAGGCTCATAGAGCTCGCCGACGCACCGATGCCCGCGCATGTCGCCATCATCATGGACGGCAACCGCCGCTGGGCGCGCGAACGAAATCTGCCGGTCGCGGAGGGATACCGCCGCGGTATCGCCACGCTGCGCGAGACCGTGCGCGGGTGCCGCGACTTCGGCATCGGCATGTTGACGGTCTACGGGTTCTCCGAGGAGAATTGGTCTCGTCCGTGGACCGAGATCTCCGTGCTATTCGACCTTTGCTGCGCATTCGCGTATCAAGAGCTTGACGGGCTATGCCGCGACAACGTGCGCGTCCAGGTGATCGGCAAATGGGAGGCGCTGCCGGAACGTCCGCGGCGTGCGCTCGAGCATCTCATCGAGAAGACAGCCGGCAACTCCGGCACCGTGCTCAACCTGGCGGTCAACTACAGCGCGCGCACCGAGCTGCGCGACGCGGTGCATGCGCTTGCCGGCGACATCCGCAGCGGCGCGCTCGACGCCGACAAGATCGACGACGATACGCTCGGCACGTATCTGTACACCAAGGGCATGCCGGACCCCGACCTGCTCATCCGTCCGGGCGGCGAATACCGGCTATCGAACTTCTTGCTGTATCAATGCGCGTATACGGAGCTGTACGTGACCGAGGTCTGCTGGCCGGATTTCAGCCGCGACCATCTCGCGATGGCGGTCGCCGAGTTCCAACGCCGCCAGCGCCGCTTCGGCAGATAG
- a CDS encoding aromatic ring-hydroxylating dioxygenase subunit alpha → MATFVKLRLSKAAHTLAGRYYTSAEVFAQERERIFSLDWICVGREEQLAQAGSYFIAEVGGENLIVVRDTAGAVRALYNVCRHRGTRLCETPSGKFTGAIVCPYHAWTYGLDGRLMTARNMRDVPGFDESAFPLRAAALAIWEGFIFINLADSPQPFERALAALAGRFERWNIGALREGARIDYDLACNWKLILQNYSECYHCPLVHPQLDKVSPWDSGRNDLGEGPVLGGYMSLRRGSDSMTLSGHSARPPLPGLQPQDRERVYYYEIFPSLLLSLHPDYVMAHYLTPVAIDRTRVACVWLFDPDGMARPDFDARDAVEFWDMTNRQDWHVCELSQAGVSSRAYTPGPYSHAEGLLHAFDTHYLSAMESSL, encoded by the coding sequence ATGGCCACGTTCGTCAAACTGCGGCTCTCAAAGGCCGCACATACGCTCGCCGGACGATACTACACCTCGGCCGAGGTGTTCGCGCAGGAGCGTGAGCGCATCTTCTCCCTCGACTGGATCTGCGTCGGCCGCGAAGAGCAGCTCGCGCAGGCGGGCAGCTATTTCATCGCCGAGGTGGGCGGCGAGAATCTCATCGTCGTCCGCGATACGGCCGGCGCAGTGCGCGCGCTGTACAACGTATGCCGCCATCGAGGCACGCGCCTCTGCGAGACGCCCAGCGGCAAGTTCACCGGTGCGATCGTGTGTCCGTATCACGCTTGGACGTATGGGCTCGACGGCCGGCTCATGACGGCGCGCAATATGCGCGACGTCCCCGGCTTCGATGAAAGTGCGTTCCCGCTGCGCGCCGCAGCGCTCGCCATCTGGGAAGGCTTCATCTTCATCAACCTCGCCGACTCGCCCCAGCCGTTCGAGCGGGCCCTGGCGGCGCTGGCGGGCCGCTTCGAGCGCTGGAATATCGGCGCGTTGCGCGAGGGCGCTCGGATCGATTATGACCTGGCGTGCAATTGGAAGCTGATCCTCCAGAACTATTCGGAATGCTACCACTGTCCGCTGGTGCATCCGCAGCTCGACAAGGTGTCGCCGTGGGATAGCGGCCGCAACGATCTCGGGGAAGGCCCCGTGTTGGGCGGCTACATGTCATTGCGCCGAGGCAGCGACAGCATGACGCTGAGCGGCCATTCGGCGCGCCCGCCGCTGCCCGGCCTGCAGCCGCAGGACCGCGAACGCGTCTACTACTACGAGATATTTCCGTCGCTGCTGCTCAGCCTGCATCCCGACTACGTGATGGCGCATTATCTGACGCCGGTTGCGATCGATCGCACGCGGGTCGCGTGCGTGTGGCTTTTCGATCCGGATGGGATGGCAAGACCGGACTTCGATGCGCGCGACGCGGTCGAGTTCTGGGATATGACCAATCGCCAGGACTGGCACGTGTGCGAGCTTTCGCAGGCCGGCGTCAGCTCGCGCGCCTACACGCCCGGGCCCTACTCCCACGCCGAAGGCTTACTGCACGCGTTTGACACCCATTACCTCAGCGCCATGGAGTCGTCGCTATGA
- a CDS encoding PHP domain-containing protein — protein MLCDLHLHSDRSDGELPPEAVVDTVASAGVGVMALTDHDTTSGHVPARRRAAERGVRFIGGIEMTTYAAGRVVHVLGLDVADDDDGLDYANALAQRVFGANQRRWIEALADQGHGVDWRRDFPDAPVRLPVLIERLCLRGYVDGDPRRCHAAFKDFFGALPAAAFAELPTPAQGAAVIRAAGGIALLAHPAELVDDGYADGLIDELDGLEAMYLRYDADRRSELCSLARRRGKLYSCGSDWHGWFQGAYVNPNFEAPPDLLARFSA, from the coding sequence ATGCTTTGCGATCTCCATCTGCACAGCGACCGCAGCGACGGCGAGCTCCCGCCCGAAGCCGTCGTCGACACGGTCGCGTCGGCCGGCGTTGGCGTGATGGCGCTGACGGATCACGATACGACCTCGGGCCATGTGCCGGCTCGCCGCAGAGCGGCCGAGCGCGGCGTGCGCTTCATCGGCGGAATCGAGATGACCACGTACGCGGCGGGGCGCGTCGTCCACGTCTTGGGGCTCGACGTCGCCGATGACGACGATGGGCTGGACTACGCGAACGCGCTGGCACAGCGGGTGTTCGGCGCGAACCAGCGGCGCTGGATCGAAGCGCTGGCGGACCAGGGGCACGGCGTCGACTGGCGACGGGATTTTCCCGATGCGCCCGTCCGCTTGCCCGTCTTGATCGAGCGTCTCTGCCTACGCGGCTATGTGGACGGCGATCCCCGTCGCTGTCATGCTGCCTTCAAAGATTTCTTCGGCGCGCTGCCGGCAGCCGCGTTCGCGGAATTGCCGACGCCGGCACAAGGAGCCGCGGTCATCCGCGCCGCCGGAGGCATCGCGCTGCTGGCTCATCCCGCCGAGCTGGTCGACGACGGTTACGCGGACGGGCTGATCGACGAGCTCGACGGGCTCGAAGCGATGTACCTTCGCTACGACGCGGATCGGCGCTCAGAGTTGTGCAGCCTTGCGCGCCGGCGCGGCAAGCTCTATTCGTGCGGCAGCGATTGGCACGGCTGGTTTCAGGGCGCGTACGTCAACCCGAACTTCGAAGCGCCGCCGGACCTGCTCGCGCGCTTCAGCGCGTAG
- the polX gene encoding DNA polymerase/3'-5' exonuclease PolX, with protein MTNTDIAAQLNEIAALMEFDGEPFFKIKAYERAARSLEDSETPARELIDGDALQELPGVGKAIAQKIVDIENTGTCKYLEELRAKFPPTILELLHVPGVGTKTAIAMFQTLGITGLEDLRRAVDDGSIATLPRLGAKGVENLKLALSRLAQRTQRMRLGDAWALAQEITAALEGAQIAKNIVAAGSLRRMEPTVGDLDFICTSSTPEKALDFFCARSGVERVSAKGDTKATVWLRASISADLRVVPHRCFGNLLQHFTGNKEHNVKLREYAIRKGLKVSEWGIETVESGRVRTSASEAGVYEMLGLQFIPPEIRLGLDEIDLARRNELPDLIELRDIRGDLHDHTTWSDGTRSIEQMAREAASRGLAYLSISDHSRGRSVGNGLSVERLREQIAQVRAAATSYGIRLFCSSEVDIRADGSLDFPDEVLAELDIVVASIHSGFAGDRDKQTKRLLRAIANPYVNIIGHPTGVLIEERAGYDFDSEAVFRAAAQSGTALEINANPARLDLGAGMARRAKELGCTISIDTDAHHFEDFDNLRFGVGTARKAGLTKADVLNAREADAVLDFVAAKRATR; from the coding sequence GTGACCAATACAGACATCGCAGCTCAACTCAACGAGATCGCCGCTCTCATGGAGTTCGACGGCGAGCCGTTCTTCAAGATCAAAGCGTACGAACGGGCCGCGCGCAGCTTGGAGGACAGCGAGACCCCCGCGCGCGAGCTGATCGACGGCGACGCGCTGCAAGAGCTGCCGGGCGTCGGCAAGGCGATCGCGCAGAAGATCGTCGACATCGAGAACACCGGCACGTGCAAGTATCTCGAAGAGCTGCGTGCCAAGTTCCCGCCGACCATCCTCGAGCTGCTCCACGTCCCCGGCGTCGGCACCAAGACCGCGATCGCGATGTTCCAGACCCTGGGCATCACCGGGCTCGAAGATCTGCGCCGTGCCGTAGACGACGGCTCGATCGCGACGCTGCCGCGCTTGGGCGCCAAAGGCGTCGAGAATCTCAAGCTCGCGCTCTCGCGCCTCGCGCAGCGCACGCAGCGCATGCGGCTCGGCGACGCGTGGGCGCTCGCGCAGGAGATCACAGCTGCACTCGAAGGCGCACAGATCGCCAAGAACATCGTCGCGGCCGGCAGCCTGCGCCGCATGGAGCCGACGGTCGGCGACTTGGATTTCATCTGCACGAGCTCGACGCCGGAGAAGGCGCTCGATTTCTTCTGCGCGCGCAGCGGCGTCGAACGCGTCTCCGCCAAGGGCGACACCAAAGCGACCGTCTGGCTGCGCGCCAGCATCTCAGCCGATCTGCGCGTCGTGCCGCACCGCTGCTTCGGCAACTTGCTGCAGCATTTCACCGGCAACAAAGAGCACAACGTGAAGCTGCGCGAGTACGCGATCCGCAAGGGTCTCAAAGTGAGTGAATGGGGCATCGAGACCGTCGAGAGCGGCCGCGTGCGTACCTCAGCCAGCGAGGCCGGTGTCTACGAGATGCTCGGGCTGCAGTTCATCCCGCCGGAGATCCGCCTCGGGCTCGACGAGATCGACCTTGCGCGCCGCAACGAGCTTCCGGATCTGATCGAGCTGCGCGACATCCGCGGCGATCTGCACGATCACACGACGTGGAGCGACGGCACGCGCAGCATCGAACAGATGGCGCGCGAAGCGGCCAGCCGAGGGCTGGCATACCTCTCGATCTCCGACCATTCGCGCGGCCGGTCGGTCGGCAACGGCCTGTCGGTCGAGCGCCTGCGCGAACAGATCGCGCAGGTGCGTGCGGCGGCGACGAGCTACGGCATCCGCCTTTTCTGTTCGTCCGAAGTCGACATCCGCGCCGACGGCTCCCTCGACTTCCCCGACGAGGTGCTGGCCGAACTCGACATCGTCGTCGCATCCATCCACTCGGGCTTCGCTGGCGACAGAGACAAGCAGACCAAACGCTTGCTGCGCGCGATCGCGAATCCATACGTCAACATCATCGGCCACCCGACCGGGGTGCTCATCGAGGAGCGCGCTGGCTACGACTTCGACAGCGAAGCGGTGTTCCGCGCGGCAGCGCAGTCCGGTACCGCGCTCGAGATCAACGCGAATCCCGCGCGCCTTGATCTGGGCGCAGGCATGGCGCGGCGCGCGAAAGAGCTTGGCTGCACGATCTCGATCGACACCGACGCGCACCACTTTGAAGATTTCGACAATCTGCGTTTCGGCGTCGGCACCGCACGCAAGGCCGGCTTGACCAAGGCCGACGTGCTGAACGCACGCGAGGCGGACGCCGTTCTCGACTTCGTCGCGGCCAAGCGCGCTACGCGCTGA